In Mycoplasmopsis phocirhinis, the DNA window AAATTAGTTGGGTTTAATTTGATTAATTCGGCATAATAAGTTGATAAATTAACCATATCTTGTGAAATTAGACTACCTGGTTTGTCAAATTTAAGGGCAAAATCTTTTCAATTACCTAATTTTAAATTTTGAGGGTTAATTCCACCATTTGTGGCAGGGTTCATCGCCATTCTTTTATCATCATCAGGTGCTATATAAAAATCAGGTTTTAAGCATGCATTTTCGTCAAATAATTCTTGTGGTCTATATGATTGCATTCAATCAATAAGTTCTTGTAAATATTGAGAATCTTCTGCTTTAACAGGTATAGGTACTTGGTGAGCTCTAAAACTTCCTTCTATCTGGTTATTGATAAATTTTGATGGTCCAGTTCAACCTTTAGGAGATCTAAAAATAATCATTGGTCATTGTGGGCGAGTTTGTTGTTGTTCATTTTTTTTGGACGCTTGGGCTTTGATAGTTTGAATTTTTTCAATAGCATAATCTAATTTTTTAGCCATTTCAGCATGGTAATCAGATACTTGTTCAACTTCAACAAAAATCGCTTCTCAACCAAAACCTTCAAATAATTTAGTTAATTCCGAATTCGAGCGGCGAGCAAAAATTGTTGGATTTGAAATTTTAGCGCCGTTTAAGTGCAGAATAGGCAATACTACACCATCATTTTTAGGGTTAATAAATGTATTTGATAATCAGCCAGCCATTAATGGTCCTGTTTCAGCCTCGCCATCTCCAATTACAGTTGCCGCGATTAAACTAGGATTATCTAAAATAGCCCCAGTTGCGTGTGAAAGTGAATAACCTAATTCACCTCCTTCGTGTAAAGAACCTGGAGTTTCAGGAGCAGCGTGTGAAGCAGTTCCACCCGGAAATGAGAAAATTTTGAATAATTGTTTCATTCCTTGTTCATCTTGGGTTATTTGAGGAAATAATTCAGTATATGAACCATCAAGATATGAATTTGCTACCATAACTTGACCACCATGCCCAGGTCCTTCGATGTAAAACATATTTAAGTCATATTTATTAATTACTCTATTTAAATGAGCGTAAATAAAGTTTTGTCCAGGAATTGTACCTCAATGTCCTATTGGGTAGATTTTTAAATCTTCGGGTTTAAGGCCATTTTTCATTAACGGATTATTTCTTAAATACATTTGACCGACTGCGATATAATTAGCAGCCCTTCATCAAGCGTCGACTTTTGCTAAATATTCTTTTGAATCAAAATCAACATTTTTGTTTTGCATTGTTTTCTCCTTATTGTATTATTATTTTTAATTATAGTAAATTAGTTATTTTTTTGGTTTTTAATTAGTTATAAAATTTTTACTTTATGGAATCAATAGCACACAAAAAAATGCCACTTGGCATTTTTTTAATATTTTTATTTAAAAACGTGTTTTACACCAATTTGACTTAAAGTATCGTTGTGTACTTTGGCAAATCCTTCTGAGAATTTATCAAATTTTTCTCATTCTTCTGGTGTTAGAGACATTTTTTCTGGTAAGTATTCATAACCATTTTCACCAACAACTACAGGGATTGAAAAGTAAATTCCAGGGTGTTTGAATGTATCAGGCAATTTCACACCAACTGTCATAATTTTTCTCTTGTTTTGTAAAATAGCGGCAGTAATTTCGTACATTGATGTACCAATACCGAATTGTGTATTTCCTTTACGTGAGAAAATTTCAAATGCTTCTTTTTTACTGTCTTCGTATAGTTTTTGTTTAACTTCTTCAGTAAATTGAGGTAAATCTTTAATTAATGTTTCACCAATTTTAGCATTTGATCATACAGCCATTGCTGAAGCACCGTGTTCTGCGATCATTGAAACTTGAATTGAATCTGCTTGTACGTTGTATCTTTGTGAGATAAGTTTTTTCAATCTAGCACCGTCTAAAATTGTACCTGCTGAAATAACTTTGTTTGCTGGTAAACCTGATGCGTAGTGGAATACAGCGGCCATTACATCACAAGGGTTTGCAGCCACAACAACTGTACCTTTAAATCCTTTTTCTTTTAATACAGAACCAAATGAAGCCATCATTTTAGCATTCGCACCAGCTAGTGCTAGACGATCTGAAAAGTCTTTGTTTGCTGGAATTGAAGCACACACAGCAACAATATCAGCATCTGCAGCGTCTTGCTCTAATGTACCTGTTCTAAATGTAGAACCATTTCTTGGCATAATTGCAACCATGTCTGAAAAATCTTTTGCATGAGCATAAGCCACTTCTTCATTTTTATCAACAAATACTCATTGTGCTTCTAGACCTCTAGCAACTGAAACATTTACATATGTAAATCCAACATTTCCTAGGCCGACAACAATAATTTTTTTCATATATATCCCTTCTAAAATATTTAATTTATTTTTTGTTTGTTTAGCTTTTAGCTTAATTTAATTATAAACCTAATTGCCTTGAATATGAAATCATTTTTATATGAGAAAATTAATTTTATTTAATTTTTAATGCTTTTTTAAGGCTTTTTTGTATTTTTTATTTGGTGTACAGTTGTTATATTGCTTACAACAAGGCAAAAAAAGTTAGTAAAATAAAAATAAATGTGGAAATTTCCACATTTACGCAAAAGTAAAGTTTTGTGCTTCAACTACTTTAAATCCAGCTTGTTCTAATTGTGTTTTTAATGAACTAGCACCTGGATTTATTTCTATTTCGTTGCTAAAATCAGAAGCATTTTTAGCATATTTAATAAATAGAGTTAAATTCACTAATCCTGAACCACTTAATTGTTCATCAGTTTCAATTCTAATTCGTTTAGTTATTGAACCATTAGAAAATATTATTTTTGAAGGTTGCATTGGTTCATCAACAATATGTTCTAAACCGGCTTCGTTTAAATCTTGAGCTTTAACACTAAATGAAGCTGAGTCGTTAAATAAAACTAGACGGCTGATTTTTCTTGCTTTATTACTTGGCTTAAATTCGTCATGGAATTTAAGACCTCTTAAACTTTTGATTTTAGCTACTCTTGAAAAATCTAGTCCAACTGGATAACTATTATCGCCTTCATTATGATCTGGGTTTAGACCAGCTCCAAAACCACCTTGGAAAATTGGTTCATTATTACGAGCATAATATGCCATTCTTAAACCTAAATTAATACGCTTAAATGGATCAGAATCATTTTCTTGATAATCAGAACTATCAAAAGCTAAAGTATTAAAGGTAATTCTAGTAGCAATATCCTCACCTCGTTTGTATTCAAAACTTACGTTGTAATCGTTTGTATTAATTCATTTTGTGTTGCGTAAAGCAAACGGGTTTATGCTTCAATTATCTAATAAAGAATTTCCAAGTGTATATAGCGACAATTCTTTAATTGTTTTATTTTCAAGAGCAATTAATGAACTTGTATTTGTTGCTCGATCTGAGAAGAATAATTCTAGCTGTGGTATTTGATCTGGTAATTGTTCTAAAATTTCTTTAAATTTTTGGCTCGCATCATTGTGCCCCATATTTCTTATTCGAAATGAGACAAAATTATACTCAGGTTTTGCTTTTAAATCAATTAATAATTGTTTAGTTTTGGCATAACCACTTGGATTAGCGGCATCTATTTCTAAAACATAACCTTCATTAATTTGCCCTTTATCATTTACAGGTTTTTCACGTGTCATTTTAATAATATTAATACCATCGGTTTTTGAAACGTTTAAAGATTTAAATTGTTCTTCATCAGTTACATCTTGGCTTTTTCAACCTGGATAAATACCATGTTGAACATTATATGGAGTTCGAATTTCAGCAGAACTAAAACTAAATACACGTCTTTCGTAATTATCTCTTGTTCTACGGGCTATTTCATTATTATATCCTTCAGGATAACCGGCCGAATATGAATCTAATTCTCCATTTTCGTTAATAAAAACATTATCTTCAGAAATTATTAAACCCTCAGATAAATTTTTAAGAGCGTTAGCTGAAAGTCTTTTAAATTTTGTAAAATCTAAATTATTATACAATCATATATAACGATGATCGCGTGAATGAAATTGCATTGTTTTATATTTTTGAGCTGCATCAGGAACTAAAAAATTAATTACATTTTCACTATCAAATAATTTTGATCATTTTTCAAATTGTCTTTGTCAAAAACCGGTTACCTGTGTTGCAATATTTGCTGCTATATCTTCTGGTTTTACCTCTCTTAATATTTTTAAAGCAGATTCACGTATATATTTGGCATTTATTCCAGTATTTTTTGTTCCATCACCTGCTACATTTTCTACAACTTTATCAATTAGTTGTTCTGTCACTTCAAGACGTACAATTTTATCTATAAAATTACTTTGATAGGGTTCGATGTTACTTATTTTATTTTGAATATCAAAGTGATTAATTTCTCTTGGTTTTTGTCTTGTAACTTCAGCACGAACATTTACTCCTAAAATATTTATTAATGCCTTTGAATCATCACTTGCGAATGGATTGATTTGAGTGGTTGTATCAATTATCTGTGGCTTTGGTTGTGGAATTGGTGTGGGAATTATTTCTGGTTTAGGTTCCGTTTTAGGTATAACTATAGGTTTAGGTTTTTCAATTGGTTTTGGTTCTTCGATAGGTTTTGGTTGGGGGATAGGTTCGGGTTTAGGTTTAGGCTTTTCAATAGGTTCAACTTTAATTATTTCCACTTTTTTTGATTCTTCTGGCTTTGGTTTAGGTTTTGGTTTTTCAATAGGTTTAGGTAATTCTCTAATGTTTTCGTCGGTTAATGAGTTTATTGTTTTTTGTAAATCTAAATTATCTTTTGCGATAAATTTAGTGTCTGCACTTGCATTTGTTTGGTAATCAACACCCTCATTTGGCTTAGAATTGGTGTAATATAAAGATGTAGTAACTATTGTTGCAAGCGATACGGTTGAAAAAAGCGATAATGTAAGATTTCTAATTTTTTTGTTTTTCAAAAAATTCATTTTGTCTCCAAATTTATGATTATTTCCAATTATTAATTAATAGATAAATTATATGAGCATTTTTTTTTTTTTTTTTTGCAAATAGTAAAAATTTTTTTGCTTGAAATGTTAAACAAAATTAACATGTTTCAGTTTGATAGTAATATCTTAACAAATTACTTAATATTTATGGTTTAAATTAGAGAGAATTTTAGTTTAAAGCCCCCCAATGTCTGGGGGGTTGGGGGGGTTAGAAGCCCCTATGATAGGGGTTTGGGGTTAGATTAGAAACTTTTTCATTGAATTTTATTTTTTGTTTTTTGACAAAAAAAACAAAAACACAAATCTATTTTTAATAGATTTAGATAAATATTTTGAACTTAACTTAAATATTATGTGT includes these proteins:
- a CDS encoding lactate/malate family dehydrogenase, coding for MKKIIVVGLGNVGFTYVNVSVARGLEAQWVFVDKNEEVAYAHAKDFSDMVAIMPRNGSTFRTGTLEQDAADADIVAVCASIPANKDFSDRLALAGANAKMMASFGSVLKEKGFKGTVVVAANPCDVMAAVFHYASGLPANKVISAGTILDGARLKKLISQRYNVQADSIQVSMIAEHGASAMAVWSNAKIGETLIKDLPQFTEEVKQKLYEDSKKEAFEIFSRKGNTQFGIGTSMYEITAAILQNKRKIMTVGVKLPDTFKHPGIYFSIPVVVGENGYEYLPEKMSLTPEEWEKFDKFSEGFAKVHNDTLSQIGVKHVFK
- a CDS encoding putative immunoglobulin-blocking virulence protein: MNFLKNKKIRNLTLSLFSTVSLATIVTTSLYYTNSKPNEGVDYQTNASADTKFIAKDNLDLQKTINSLTDENIRELPKPIEKPKPKPKPEESKKVEIIKVEPIEKPKPKPEPIPQPKPIEEPKPIEKPKPIVIPKTEPKPEIIPTPIPQPKPQIIDTTTQINPFASDDSKALINILGVNVRAEVTRQKPREINHFDIQNKISNIEPYQSNFIDKIVRLEVTEQLIDKVVENVAGDGTKNTGINAKYIRESALKILREVKPEDIAANIATQVTGFWQRQFEKWSKLFDSENVINFLVPDAAQKYKTMQFHSRDHRYIWLYNNLDFTKFKRLSANALKNLSEGLIISEDNVFINENGELDSYSAGYPEGYNNEIARRTRDNYERRVFSFSSAEIRTPYNVQHGIYPGWKSQDVTDEEQFKSLNVSKTDGINIIKMTREKPVNDKGQINEGYVLEIDAANPSGYAKTKQLLIDLKAKPEYNFVSFRIRNMGHNDASQKFKEILEQLPDQIPQLELFFSDRATNTSSLIALENKTIKELSLYTLGNSLLDNWSINPFALRNTKWINTNDYNVSFEYKRGEDIATRITFNTLAFDSSDYQENDSDPFKRINLGLRMAYYARNNEPIFQGGFGAGLNPDHNEGDNSYPVGLDFSRVAKIKSLRGLKFHDEFKPSNKARKISRLVLFNDSASFSVKAQDLNEAGLEHIVDEPMQPSKIIFSNGSITKRIRIETDEQLSGSGLVNLTLFIKYAKNASDFSNEIEINPGASSLKTQLEQAGFKVVEAQNFTFA
- a CDS encoding phosphoketolase family protein; the encoded protein is MQNKNVDFDSKEYLAKVDAWWRAANYIAVGQMYLRNNPLMKNGLKPEDLKIYPIGHWGTIPGQNFIYAHLNRVINKYDLNMFYIEGPGHGGQVMVANSYLDGSYTELFPQITQDEQGMKQLFKIFSFPGGTASHAAPETPGSLHEGGELGYSLSHATGAILDNPSLIAATVIGDGEAETGPLMAGWLSNTFINPKNDGVVLPILHLNGAKISNPTIFARRSNSELTKLFEGFGWEAIFVEVEQVSDYHAEMAKKLDYAIEKIQTIKAQASKKNEQQQTRPQWPMIIFRSPKGWTGPSKFINNQIEGSFRAHQVPIPVKAEDSQYLQELIDWMQSYRPQELFDENACLKPDFYIAPDDDKRMAMNPATNGGINPQNLKLGNWKDFALKFDKPGSLISQDMVNLSTYYAELIKLNPTNFRIFGPDETKSNRLFDVLKTTNRQWLDTINTDLDEYLAPAGRIIDSQLSEHQAEGFLEGYVLTGRHGVFASYEAFLRVVDSMVTQHLKWINKCKPLFWRKQIPSLNLIATSNAFQQDHNGYTHQDPGMLGHLADKNADVVREYLPADTNTLLAVSAKAFSEKNVINLIVASKQPREQFFSIEEAEELVQKGYKVIDWASNVSLNQTPDLVVAASGTESTIESLAAISILIKHFPSLKIRFINVVDILKLRHPSIDPRGLSDEEFNAVFSVDKPILFAFHGYESLLRDIFFTRQNRNLHPHGYREHGDITTSFDIRQLSHMDRFHMSITAAKAVYGEQAQSFIDLMSEKLEYHKNYIRETGTDIDEVKNWKWEGIK